One region of Primulina tabacum isolate GXHZ01 chromosome 1, ASM2559414v2, whole genome shotgun sequence genomic DNA includes:
- the LOC142524828 gene encoding uncharacterized protein LOC142524828 isoform X1, with protein sequence MADPKLPEPDEVEIGEKKREDSNKKQKLEFSPENNGTKAESEDDEDYDGDEDDEEAETVDPKGKEIVINEKGLGIVQLKPASAFPAIATIRIQFKPFCDFSL encoded by the exons ATGGCAGACCCCAAACTTCCCGAGCCCGACGAAGTTGAAATTGGAGAGAAGAAAAGGGAGGATTCCAACAAAAAGCAAAAACTCGAATTCTCCCCAGAAAACAATGGAACAAAGGCGGAATCAGAAGACGATGAGGACTACGACGGTGATGAGGATGATGAGGAAGCTGAAACTGTTGACCCCAAGGGGAAGGAAATTGTGATAAATGAGAAAG GACTCGGAATCGTACAGCTCAAGCCGGCCTCCGCATTTCCAGCAATTGCGACAATAAGGATACAGTTTAAGCCGTTTTGTG ATTTTTCTTTGTGA
- the LOC142524828 gene encoding uncharacterized protein LOC142524828 isoform X2: MADPKLPEPDEVEIGEKKREDSNKKQKLEFSPENNGTKAESEDDEDYDGDEDDEEAETVDPKGKEIVINEKGLGIVQLKPASAFPAIATIRIQFKPFCAFPN, translated from the exons ATGGCAGACCCCAAACTTCCCGAGCCCGACGAAGTTGAAATTGGAGAGAAGAAAAGGGAGGATTCCAACAAAAAGCAAAAACTCGAATTCTCCCCAGAAAACAATGGAACAAAGGCGGAATCAGAAGACGATGAGGACTACGACGGTGATGAGGATGATGAGGAAGCTGAAACTGTTGACCCCAAGGGGAAGGAAATTGTGATAAATGAGAAAG GACTCGGAATCGTACAGCTCAAGCCGGCCTCCGCATTTCCAGCAATTGCGACAATAAGGATACAGTTTAAGCCGTTTTGTG CGTTCCCTAATTAA